The nucleotide window tgtatagaaaaaaatcaattaagtATGGTGCACacagccagcaagatggcttggtAGGTTAAAGTTTCCTTGCTCCAATCTGATGAACTGAGTTTGTTTGCCCTTATTCCCAGGGGAATCACTAAAAGTAGCTGGACAAAGTGGCTCACATCAATAAACTCAGTACTCCTATAAAACAAAGGACTTAGGACAATTACCCTGACCCTTGTGAGTTTActatatggcaaaaaaaaaaaaaaaaagacaaacaagagaaaccttgtctcaaaagatagaAGGCAAGAACTGATTCCCAAAAGTTACCCTCTGATCTCCTCCGTCAAGTTGTGGTCTTTACACATCCACATTCACACGCATACATAACAGTGatgataaataatattttaatgaaacacATAAACTCAAAGTTTGACTAAAGATTTATTATTGTTCTCTGAGACTTGAGACCACCCCAACCTATTTATAGATGACTAAGACAGCATCTAAAAAGAGCAGATGTGGGATTTGATGTGAACTGTGGTTTAGGTGATGCTCTTTACATTTGTACCCTTGTCCGTGGTGAGCTTCAAGACAAATGCAAGCTGTTTGTTTTTGGATAAGCTTATCCACTGAATTTGCAGACATAGGGGAGCTTCACCTCACAGGTATTATCTCTCCATTTCATAAatcctggaaagagaaaagaggttaAATAATAGGGGATATGGTTCTTGAGAAGATAATGAAGAAATGCCTCAATCTGTGGCTTCAGTTTAAGTCACTCCCTCATGCTCTCCAGTGGTACAATCCAAATGAATGAGATAACCAAGCAGCCAGTAAAGAAGATGAGAACAAAACCACATTCCATTTCCCAGCTCAGAGGTACCCATAATTGTGAGAAGATGGGTATACCTCTAGGTGAGGTGGTTCTTACCTGAAGCGCCTGACAACGTGCCACAAAAACCACGGTTTAAAGCAGTGGATGGATTCCTCTCCCAGTTAAGGTAATTCATCACATCACTGTTAATCCACTCCCATCCACCTCCATTGGGTTGTTCACCCTGATGACGAGGGAACCAGATATAAGTTAGGGTCCTGAAAGCTCTGCATGTATGAAACCTTCAGTGAAACCCTGGATTCCCTCCCAACCTCCATAACTCAGTCGATCATAATTTTTAAGAACATAGCATTAGAATTATTGCTACCTTCATTTATACTTATGTATCCAGAAACTACTGATAAAATTAGGACCCAATGAAacttatttgaaatataaatggtAGGAAATCAGCAATTTCCTCTGGAATGGAAGTAGGATGTTTATTCTACAGAGAGAATATAGAATGTCACTTTATTCTATATTTCTTGATAATACTGTATGCaggcctcctgaaactgacagTGAATTCTCCCAAGGCCTCTTGAGAGACCTTTCTAAAAGTCAGTCAGAGTCGCATAAACTTCATCTGAAATCTAGGAATCCTAATAGAACTCAGCTCTACAACAGACCCTGATAGTTTCCCTTGTTTTAATGTTACCCCGTGTCTGACTTCTGTGTCTTTTAGGGCTCTTTCTGGGGAGTCTCAGCAAGTGTGCCCATGTGATAAAGACATGTAGTAAATAGAGAAGAGGAAATCGTACCAGGGTGGGATCATGGAGCCCTATCCAGACGTAAGAGTAGTTGTTCACTGTGCTCTTCACCAAATAGGACAGGAACGAAGCCTCAGCTCCAGTGAGAATAGATACGAGGTGCCCAGAGGGCCTCTTTTGGCAGGCCAGCTGTGTGAGGAACAGAATCAAAAGGAGTTTTAGGCTTCACTGGATAATGACAGACATAAGTGAAGGGACAGGCTATATTGAAAGTCAACTATTCATCTCGGACACAAAGCACTAGAGAAAGCAGAACACAACATCCCCCATGACCCACATGTACTTTCcacatcccagcactcacttcTGCATCGAACCAGGTTTGTGGTATCCTAAACAAGGCATAGCAGTAGGAGCCATAAGCCTTGGAGCCTTGGGGACAACTAATGTGTGCCGATGGCGCTTGCTTCGGGGAATCTTCACCTGGGGTGGAGTAAGATAAAGAGAGCCATGGGATGAAAAGAAAAGTGGAACTTGGGTGGGTTGGTCAAAATAAGGCTGTTTTGGCAAACTATTTCTTGGAAGGAAATCAATATTAAGTCTCCGTGTAGTCTTTGAGACTTTTTATAAAGTGGCAGACCTAGTAAATGATGCAagctcattttcctcttccttacTGTATACTAGTTCATGACTCCACCAACTCTAGGCTGATAGGTTTAACTCCCATTGTCTATCCTTCTTTTCCTATGGAGTTCATGGTTTATCATCATTTCTACCCTTTCATCCTACCAATAGTAATTGTAGCATCATGACAAAATGATAATCCTATTATTCCACTGGTGACAGACCACCATGATACCTTCCACAACCAATGTCCTGGGGAATgcaagatgatgaaactgtcacAACGGTTTTCCAGTATGGATATCCCTCATTATTCCTTATGAGACTTTTCCTCTACTCCGTGATCCTAAACACTCACAAGAAGTCAGTGCTAGAGACAGAGAAGTCTTACCTTGAACCTGAGAAAAGAGCATCAGGCAGGAGAGCAGCATCCAGGACATGCTGGTGAATGCTATGCGAGACAGCATCTTGCCTGTGAGGGAGGAACAATCAGAGTCACTCCAGGTAATGTGGATAGAGAAGGCAGGCAGAAAGGGCCATCactctccttttttttaactAGTTCTGCAGGGATACACTAATTTTGTCCCATCTCCCCCTGTGGTCAAGAAATCCGTATTTCATTCTTGCTCTGATAGCTCCATAGGTAGCCTTTACTGAGTCAAAAACCTCGGTGTTATGCTAGAGCAAAAACCAGGAACACCTTCTAATGAGAGGTGAACCCTGCAAGGCTCTCATCATCTTCCAGCTTCTACTTACCTACCTGGCAGAAAGATCTGGGATGGTTTGTCAGGGCAGAGATGGCTGTGCTTTTATAACCGGATTTGAGGGAGGAGCACCAAAGTGAATAACCGGAATGCTTATGCAGGTTAGGATGGTGGGTAGTGCTTGGCATGGACTAAGGGGGTTCCCAGAAAGAGCAGGAGGATCTTCCTGGCAAAGATGGAGAATTTTCACAATTACCTCCTTCTTGTTAGTAGCACTGCTTTTCCCTAGGCGTGAGTGAAGTTTAACCTTCCACACCCTTTACTAGATACTCTGTTCCAGGAAACAGAAATGAACTACAGCAGCAGTGGAACATAAATTATGCTGTGACATAAATTTTAGATATTATTACATGGGCAgttaaggaaaataaatgtaagaGTGTAATAAAATCAATATGGAAAATCTCACTGTGCACACATTTCTTTACACCTGTctgaaatacataaaacaaattagCAAGAATTCAGTGAATTAGACAATTTAAGTGAAAACTAATTGATTGAAAATGATAAATTCATGAAATACAGGCTTAAATAGCTCATAAAGTTTCATATCAGTATGCAAAATCAGCTTTCAATAAATCAGCATTCTTGTTAGAAACTTAAGAAAAACCAGCCgaaccaatacacacacacacacagacacacagacacacacacacacacacacacacacacacacacacttttctgagGTTAGTTCATTGTACTTTAACCTGGCAATTTGTTGCCTACCTTGGGGACCATTCACAGAGTGGGATCTCAGATTCACTGGGCTCATGTAGACCCTTTCACAGTAGTTGTATGAGTCTACTCTTCATTTCATATTCAGTGTATAAGGGTGGCTTTCACGGATACCAAAGAAATGATCTAGTGTATTAGCTTTGATTAATGCAGAGTTATTAGCCTTCATTCTTCCCACTTACATACTTTTAAGTAGGAAATGGCAATTGGCAATCAGGTCTAGCAATCCAAGATACTCAATGGGCTAAGTCAGAAGAATTGAAATTCTAAGGTTAAAACATAAGTTCAAGGAATCATATTAAAGAGCCTATCTCAAAGCAGAAAATAAGGATAGGTCACTGGATGTAAGCTGATGGTAGAATATTTGCCTCCCAAGTGAAATGCCTTGTTTTCCATCCATAGtagcacatatacacaataaaaatttcATCATTTTCATATACTCTTTAACTCGATTAAACAGAGAAATAGTtaactgaaataaattttaacaaatgtgattaaatgttttaatattctttttttatttttttttagttgttgaaaaaaaatttctgcctccttcccgtttcccatttccctccccctcctcccacacatggCCCCCTACCCacactccccttcccccttcccctcccccccactccattccccctccctctcgagaatgaagagcagtccagattccctgccctgtgggaagtcaaaggtcctcccacttctatccaggaccaggaaggtgagcatccaaacaggctaggctcccacaaagccagttcatgtattaggatggaaacctagtgccattgtccttggcttctcatcagccttcattgtctgccacgttcagaaagtccgctTCCATCCCACGCTTATTCAAtaccagtcccgctggccttggtgagctcccaatagatcagttccactgtcacagtgggcgGGTGCACCCCCTCgtgatcctgagttccttgctcatgttctccctgattctgctcctcatttggatcttaagagctcagtccggtgctccaatttgagtctctgtctctatatcgatccatcgccagatgaaggttctaaggtgatatgcaagatattcatcagtatggctataggatagggccatttcaggttccctctgctcagttgctcaaggtactatcTGGAGACATTTCCCTGGACACCTGaaagcccctctagagtcaagtctcttgccaaccataagatggctcccttaattaggatatatatttctctgttccCGTATCCGCCCTTactttatcccaaccatctcattcccccaagctcccccatcctccccttctcacgtgtctcactacatttccccttagccccatgacACCTCACCctcaagttcccagtttttgcagggcaatcttgtctactttccatatccaggcagatgactatatgttttttctttgggttcaccttcttatttagcttctctaggatcacaaattataggctcaatgtcctttatttatggctagaaaccaattatgagtgagcacatcccatgttcatctttttgggtctgggatacctcactcaggatagtgttttctatttccatccatttgcatgcaaaattcaagaagtccttgttttttaccgcggagtagtactctaatatgtatatattccacactttcttcatccattcttccattgaagggcatctaggttgtttccaggttctggctattacaaataatgctgttatgaacatagttgaacaaatgcttttgtcatatgatagggtatctcttgggtattactggatcttggggtaggttgatcccgaatttcctgagaaattctcacactaatttccaaagtggttgcaaaagtttgcatccccaccagcaatggattagtgtgccccttactccacaacctctccagcaaaggctatcattggtgtttttgattttagccattctgacaggtgtaagatgatatctcaagattgggctactggcggccctgtttagttgctgaggaatcccatcaggacggaactttcatctggcgatggatggagatagagacagagacccacactggaacactggatagagctcccaaggtcccaaggaggagcagaaggagggagaacatgagcaaagaagtcgggaccacgaggggtgcacccacccactgagacagtggagctgatctactgggagctcaccaaggccagctggactgttaccaaaaaaagcatgggataaaactggactctctgaacatgacgaacaatgagggctgatgagacgccaaggacaatggcacgcggttttgatccaacgcaatgtactggcttggtgggagcctagccagtttggatgttcaccttcctagatatggacggaggggggaggacctaggacttaccacagggcagggaaccctgactgctctttggactggagagggagggggagaaaagtggggggaaagggagaggggtgggaggagggggagaagaatgggaggagggggagggaaatgggaggctgggaggaggtggaaatttgtttttttttctttcttttctttattctccttttatcaataaaaaaaaagaaaaaaaaaccaacgtTGTGATGAggattgaggcccttaaagagagaagaaagacattcTTAAATAAACCTAGGAAAAGACAACTACAAAATTAGAGGTTAACAGCACCTCACTGAACCTTCTCCAAAACTAAGCACAAACTTGGTCACAAAGAAAGTCTCAACAAATAAAGGAAATCTCAAGTTATCCTTGTCACCTAACAGACCGTCATGGATTAAAGTTGggtttcaacaacaacagaaacatcagaaaacctacaaactcagaGAAACTGATCAGCTCTCTACTTAATCACCACCCAGTCAATGAAGagtaagagagaaatgaaagacttcctagaatttaatgTAAATGAATGTACAACTTACCCAAATTCATGGGACACAGTGAACGTggtgctgagaggaaagttcTCAGCACTAAGTGCCTGC belongs to Microtus pennsylvanicus isolate mMicPen1 chromosome 8, mMicPen1.hap1, whole genome shotgun sequence and includes:
- the LOC142855569 gene encoding regenerating islet-derived protein 3-beta-like, yielding MLSRIAFTSMSWMLLSCLMLFSQVQGEDSPKQAPSAHISCPQGSKAYGSYCYALFRIPQTWFDAELACQKRPSGHLVSILTGAEASFLSYLVKSTVNNYSYVWIGLHDPTLGEQPNGGGWEWINSDVMNYLNWERNPSTALNRGFCGTLSGASGFMKWRDNTCEVKLPYVCKFSG